The Flavivirga eckloniae genomic interval TCTACCGATTTTTTAACAGCGTTAAAATGTTTTTCATCTAATACGCGCCATGGTGATACAGAAAATTGCATCATAGGCATTAAAGCATGGCATTGCGCAGAACGTACTATGAGTTCTTGGTCTAATTTTGCATCGTTAATAAAAGACGTAAAATCGCCTCCACCAATCATATCTGGGCAACTAAAATAATATCCCATAATGCCTTCAAGTGCCATCTGTGGGATCAATTTTTGTAAATCTTCCCAACTATGGTTTTTATCCCTAAGTCTTTCTACAAGTGGTTGTCCACCCATTTTCCACATCGCTCTATATTCATTCAACGGGTAATCCAATCCAATCGCTCCAAAAAGCAATGTTTGATCGTTTGCTGTTACATTTTTATCGCTTATTCCTTGTCTGTAGAAATCTGTATCCCCTGCATCAAATTTAAAACCATCAACACCATATTTCTCTTTTAAGTTTTCCAGATTACTTTTAAACCAATCTACTGCTACTGGGTTAGACAAATCCAATACAGCACTAATACCATTCCACCAAGTGACCATCTCTGGCTTTGGATTTCCTCTAAAATCTTTTTGAGGTAAAGCACTTTTTATAGACTCTCTAGCTTCTGTAACCAGAAAAGCTTTTTTTGAAACTAGATCACGATACACATCGCAATCCGGACTCACAAACGGACACACCCAAAGCATCACTTTAAACCCCAGATCATGTAACTCATCCATCATGGCTTTTGGGTTTGAAAATCTACCTGGGTGAAAATCCCACTTTCCGTAGTCTTCTTGCCAATTATCATCAATCATTAACACGCCTGGAGGAAAACCATTGTCTATAATAGCATGTGCATATTTTAAAATATCTTCTTGATTTTGATCATAAACAAGTTCGATCCATGTGTTGTATTGCGGTGCAGAGAAAAGCAATTCATCTGGTAATTTTCCTGAAGGTTTAAAAAACGAATCACTGGCATGCAAATAGGCTTCTTTTAAAGTGTTACCCGCTTTTAGATTTACAATATCACCAGTTACAGAATCTAATACTATGGTGCCATTTTTAAAAGTAAAATTAAAAGGTGCTTCAGACCATATAAGATCTCCTTTTGAAGATAATAACAAGGGTTGAATTTGATTTCCTTTATTGTCACCAATAA includes:
- a CDS encoding glycoside hydrolase family 31 protein, which translates into the protein MLITKLCFRLIILTTIVNLCVSCHNNAEKKIPKQEIVSEEGTHWWAGITADGHLMPMDSTYSHNLIGDNKGNQIQPLLLSSKGDLIWSEAPFNFTFKNGTIVLDSVTGDIVNLKAGNTLKEAYLHASDSFFKPSGKLPDELLFSAPQYNTWIELVYDQNQEDILKYAHAIIDNGFPPGVLMIDDNWQEDYGKWDFHPGRFSNPKAMMDELHDLGFKVMLWVCPFVSPDCDVYRDLVSKKAFLVTEARESIKSALPQKDFRGNPKPEMVTWWNGISAVLDLSNPVAVDWFKSNLENLKEKYGVDGFKFDAGDTDFYRQGISDKNVTANDQTLLFGAIGLDYPLNEYRAMWKMGGQPLVERLRDKNHSWEDLQKLIPQMALEGIMGYYFSCPDMIGGGDFTSFINDAKLDQELIVRSAQCHALMPMMQFSVSPWRVLDEKHFNAVKKSVELRSKYSSTILKLAKEASLTGEPILRSMEYEYPNQGYATIKDQFLMGKDLLIAPALVKGQKEKDIIIPKGNWKDQSGNVVVGPKKITVKVDLNDLPIYVRQN